One stretch of Roseovarius mucosus DNA includes these proteins:
- the pgl gene encoding 6-phosphogluconolactonase: MTFVDYADDEMLVMGLVDVLSTDLRNALRTRDRVLFVVPGGTTPGPIFDGLCGLDLDWDRVDILLSDERWRPEVHLRSNTRLLRERLLRERAAAARYLPLYAKSPEPEEVLAELETNIAPALPIDVCLLGMGTDMHTASLFPGTDRLADALAEDAPILVPMRAPGLEEPRVTLSAHVLNGALCKHVVITGTQKRAAFERAQHMRPLEAPIAAVLAGARVHWCP; encoded by the coding sequence ATGACCTTCGTAGACTATGCCGATGACGAAATGCTGGTCATGGGGCTGGTGGATGTGCTCTCGACCGACCTGCGCAACGCCCTGCGCACCCGCGACCGCGTGCTCTTTGTCGTGCCCGGCGGCACCACCCCGGGGCCAATCTTTGACGGGCTTTGTGGCCTCGATCTCGACTGGGACCGGGTCGATATCCTGCTCTCAGACGAACGCTGGCGCCCCGAGGTGCATCTGCGCTCCAACACCCGCCTTCTGCGTGAACGCCTCTTGCGCGAGCGCGCCGCCGCGGCGCGCTACCTGCCGCTCTACGCCAAATCGCCAGAACCCGAGGAGGTGCTGGCCGAGTTGGAAACCAACATCGCCCCCGCCCTGCCGATTGATGTCTGCCTGCTGGGCATGGGCACAGATATGCACACCGCCTCGCTCTTTCCCGGCACCGATCGCCTCGCCGATGCGCTGGCCGAGGATGCGCCCATCCTCGTGCCGATGCGCGCGCCGGGTCTGGAAGAGCCGCGCGTCACCCTGTCGGCGCATGTCCTGAATGGGGCCCTTTGCAAACACGTGGTCATCACCGGCACACAGAAACGTGCGGCGTTCGAGCGCGCACAGCATATGCGCCCCCTTGAGGCCCCGATTGCCGCCGTGCTAGCGGGAGCCAGAGTACATTGGTGCCCCTGA
- the pgi gene encoding glucose-6-phosphate isomerase → MWSEVEEVAKAARDIDITGLFSDPTRAETFSTRFDGMLFDYSKTALTVPARAALLTLAQTADVAARRAAMFAGEAINETEARPVLHTALRNLSGQPVMVEGSDIMAEITETRARMARFADTVRQGPITDVVNIGIGGSHLGPEMAVRALRPYHDGPRCHFVSNVDGADIADTLAGLNPATTLVIVASKTFTTIETMTNAATAQAWMTRAGVNPGPQFAAVSSAAARAADWGIDASAVFGFGDYVGGRYSVWGPIGLPLMIAIGPDRFKDFLRGAEAMDQHFQTATPLENMPLLLGLIGLWHHQGLGHGTRAVLPYDQRLARLPAYLQQLEMESNGKRVSMSGAALSRPSGPVVWGEPGTNGQHAFYQLIHQGTAVVPCEFLVAATGHEPELAHHHRLLVANCLAQSKALLRGRSLDEARALMRDAGYTGPELERQAAHRVFPGNRPSTTLIYDRLTPRRLGQIIALYEHRVFVEGVILGINSFDQWGVELGKVLAVDVDAMLTGDTNPTRDGSTAALVAFARAAGV, encoded by the coding sequence ATGTGGTCAGAGGTGGAAGAGGTCGCCAAAGCGGCGCGAGATATCGACATCACCGGGTTGTTCAGCGATCCCACCCGCGCCGAGACCTTTTCAACCCGTTTTGACGGGATGCTTTTTGACTACTCCAAAACCGCCCTCACCGTCCCTGCCCGCGCCGCCCTGCTGACGCTCGCCCAAACCGCAGACGTTGCGGCCCGCCGCGCCGCGATGTTCGCGGGCGAAGCGATAAACGAAACCGAGGCGCGCCCCGTTCTGCACACCGCGCTCCGCAATCTCTCGGGCCAGCCGGTGATGGTCGAGGGCAGCGATATCATGGCCGAGATTACCGAAACCCGCGCCCGCATGGCCCGCTTTGCCGATACCGTCCGGCAGGGGCCGATCACGGATGTTGTCAATATCGGCATCGGCGGCTCGCACCTTGGCCCCGAGATGGCGGTGCGCGCGCTGCGCCCCTATCACGACGGGCCGCGCTGCCATTTCGTCTCGAATGTCGATGGGGCCGACATCGCCGATACATTGGCGGGGCTGAACCCGGCAACCACCCTCGTGATTGTCGCCTCCAAGACCTTTACCACCATCGAAACCATGACCAATGCGGCCACGGCGCAGGCGTGGATGACCCGCGCCGGGGTCAATCCGGGGCCACAATTCGCCGCCGTATCCTCTGCCGCCGCAAGGGCCGCTGACTGGGGCATCGACGCAAGCGCTGTATTCGGCTTTGGCGATTATGTGGGCGGGCGCTATTCGGTTTGGGGGCCCATCGGCCTGCCGCTTATGATCGCCATCGGGCCAGACCGGTTCAAAGACTTTCTGCGCGGTGCCGAGGCGATGGACCAGCATTTCCAAACCGCCACCCCGCTCGAGAACATGCCCCTCCTGCTCGGTCTCATCGGCCTTTGGCATCATCAGGGCCTGGGCCACGGCACCCGCGCCGTATTGCCCTATGACCAACGCCTCGCACGCCTGCCCGCCTATCTGCAACAGCTTGAAATGGAATCGAACGGCAAGCGCGTGAGCATGTCCGGCGCAGCGCTCAGCCGCCCCTCTGGCCCCGTCGTCTGGGGAGAGCCGGGCACCAATGGCCAACATGCCTTTTATCAGCTGATCCATCAGGGCACCGCCGTGGTTCCCTGCGAATTTCTCGTCGCGGCCACCGGGCACGAGCCAGAGCTTGCGCATCACCACCGCCTGCTCGTGGCCAATTGCCTTGCGCAATCCAAGGCGCTCTTGCGCGGGCGCTCGCTTGACGAGGCGCGCGCGCTGATGCGCGACGCAGGCTACACCGGCCCCGAGCTTGAGCGGCAGGCCGCACACCGCGTCTTTCCCGGCAACCGCCCCTCGACCACGCTGATCTATGACCGGCTGACGCCGCGCCGTCTGGGCCAGATCATTGCGCTCTACGAACATCGCGTATTCGTCGAAGGCGTGATCCTCGGGATCAATTCGTTTGATCAATGGGGGGTGGAACTGGGCAAGGTGCTCGCCGTCGATGTCGACGCCATGCTCACCGGCGACACCAACCCCACGCGCGACGGATCAACCGCAGCGCTCGTGGCCTTTGCCCGCGCAGCCGGGGTCTGA
- the ppk2 gene encoding polyphosphate kinase 2, whose translation MTESPLSSLPTPEPAAIPTSLPELAVEKPIPAPAAANLLATPAENDPNSLRDAFESGAYPYETRMGRRSYETQKAHLQAELLKVQLWAQETGQKFVLIFEGRDAAGKGGTIKRFTEHLNPRAARVVALNKPTDQERGQWYFQRYVQHLPTSGEMVLYDRSWYNRAGVERVMGFCQPHEYLEFMRETPELERMLVRSGIRLYKYWFSVTQGEQRARFASRETDPLKQWKLSPIDKASLDKWDDYTEAKEAMFFYTDTADAPWTVIKSNDKKRARLNCMRHFLSSLDYPGKDPKIAQAPDPLIVSNAQHVLHKSDHILGKSLHPEDRKSR comes from the coding sequence ATGACCGAGTCGCCCCTGTCCTCCCTGCCTACGCCCGAACCTGCGGCCATTCCCACCTCCCTGCCCGAGCTTGCGGTTGAGAAACCAATCCCGGCACCTGCGGCGGCAAACCTCCTCGCCACCCCGGCTGAGAACGATCCCAACTCCCTGCGTGACGCCTTCGAAAGCGGGGCCTATCCCTATGAAACCCGCATGGGTCGCCGCAGCTACGAGACCCAAAAGGCGCATCTTCAGGCCGAATTGCTCAAGGTGCAGCTTTGGGCCCAAGAGACGGGGCAGAAATTTGTGCTGATCTTCGAGGGGCGCGATGCAGCGGGCAAGGGCGGCACAATCAAACGCTTCACCGAACATCTCAACCCCCGCGCCGCCCGTGTCGTGGCCCTCAACAAACCCACCGATCAAGAACGCGGCCAGTGGTATTTTCAGCGCTATGTCCAACACCTGCCCACCTCGGGCGAAATGGTGCTTTATGACCGCTCTTGGTACAACCGCGCCGGGGTCGAGCGGGTAATGGGCTTTTGCCAGCCGCATGAATACCTCGAATTCATGCGCGAGACCCCCGAATTAGAGCGGATGCTGGTGCGTTCGGGCATCCGGCTTTACAAATACTGGTTCTCGGTCACGCAGGGCGAACAGCGCGCCCGCTTTGCCAGCCGCGAAACCGATCCGCTCAAGCAATGGAAACTCAGCCCCATCGACAAGGCCAGTCTCGATAAATGGGACGACTACACCGAGGCGAAAGAGGCGATGTTCTTCTACACCGACACCGCCGACGCGCCCTGGACAGTGATCAAGTCGAACGACAAGAAACGCGCGCGCCTCAATTGCATGCGGCACTTCCTGAGCTCTCTCGACTACCCCGGCAAAGACCCCAAAATCGCTCAGGCCCCCGATCCGCTCATCGTCTCGAACGCACAGCATGTGCTGCACAAAAGCGATCACATCTTGGGCAAATCCCTGCACCCCGAGGACCGCAAGAGCCGATGA
- a CDS encoding TylF/MycF/NovP-related O-methyltransferase, with the protein MIIKALDSLGGLLFGREKYRRGHYKLAKRLAARQRFEVYKPHLIWLTDPEFIAARDMAEARGIEGSPHDRCFTLMTSARMVRGIEGNFAECGVRYGKSSLFLLTGAGAQSTKRLHIFDSFQGLSEPSDADVQSGGKSEWSKGDLAVPEDIVRQNLSAFGDRVELHKGWIPDRFNDVADQEFSLVHVDVDLYEPTLASVEFFYPRVKPGGVILCDDYGSGDCPGAKKAIDEFFADKPENVLSLTSGQSFVIKA; encoded by the coding sequence GTGATCATCAAGGCACTCGACTCGCTCGGCGGGCTTCTTTTCGGGCGGGAAAAATACCGCCGCGGCCATTACAAACTGGCCAAGCGTCTGGCCGCCCGGCAGCGCTTTGAGGTCTACAAACCGCATCTGATCTGGCTCACAGACCCCGAATTCATCGCCGCCCGCGACATGGCCGAGGCCCGCGGCATCGAAGGCAGCCCACATGATCGCTGCTTCACGCTGATGACCTCTGCCCGCATGGTGCGCGGGATTGAGGGTAATTTCGCCGAATGCGGCGTGCGCTATGGCAAATCCTCGCTTTTCCTGCTGACCGGCGCGGGCGCGCAAAGCACCAAACGCCTGCACATCTTTGACTCCTTCCAAGGTCTGTCGGAACCCAGCGACGCCGATGTGCAATCGGGTGGCAAATCGGAGTGGTCCAAGGGTGATCTGGCCGTGCCAGAGGATATCGTGCGCCAGAACCTCAGCGCCTTTGGCGACCGTGTGGAATTGCACAAAGGCTGGATTCCTGACCGTTTCAACGATGTCGCGGATCAGGAATTTTCGCTCGTCCATGTCGATGTGGACCTTTACGAGCCGACACTCGCCTCGGTCGAATTCTTCTATCCTCGGGTCAAGCCGGGCGGCGTCATCCTCTGCGACGATTACGGCTCTGGTGATTGCCCCGGCGCGAAAAAGGCGATTGACGAATTTTTCGCCGACAAGCCGGAAAACGTGCTCTCCCTGACCAGCGGGCAATCCTTTGTGATCAAGGCCTAG
- a CDS encoding DUF1007 family protein, with protein sequence MKPLIPMALAATLCLPAARLGAHPHVFVDVALRFTADTQGRLSEVEVTWSYDDFFSLLILTDMGLDPDGDGTLTEAELAQLKGFDLIEWPDGFEGDLYMYQGETKIALDHPIPTGIALTNGRIIATHTRTFGPVKADALRIEAYDPTYYVAHSLAGPITLPKGCVYTITEPDLDESQEQFRQMLSELSAEEQYSGVEIGNLFSESLSVTCAAPS encoded by the coding sequence ATGAAACCGCTCATCCCGATGGCCCTTGCGGCAACACTCTGCCTGCCCGCCGCCCGCTTGGGCGCGCATCCGCATGTGTTTGTTGACGTTGCCCTGCGCTTTACTGCGGATACCCAAGGGCGCCTGTCAGAGGTCGAGGTGACCTGGAGCTATGATGATTTCTTTTCCCTTCTGATCCTCACCGACATGGGCCTAGACCCCGATGGCGACGGCACCCTGACCGAGGCGGAATTGGCCCAGCTCAAAGGGTTTGATCTGATCGAATGGCCGGATGGCTTTGAGGGCGATCTTTACATGTATCAGGGCGAGACCAAGATTGCCCTTGATCACCCGATCCCCACCGGCATTGCCCTCACCAATGGCCGCATCATTGCCACCCATACCCGCACCTTCGGCCCAGTCAAAGCCGACGCTCTGCGCATCGAGGCTTATGATCCCACCTATTACGTAGCCCATAGCCTTGCCGGGCCCATCACGCTGCCCAAGGGCTGCGTCTATACGATCACCGAACCCGACCTTGACGAAAGCCAGGAGCAATTCCGCCAGATGCTGAGCGAACTCAGCGCCGAGGAACAATATTCCGGGGTCGAGATCGGCAACCTCTTTTCCGAGAGCCTTTCGGTCACATGCGCCGCCCCGTCCTAA
- a CDS encoding nickel/cobalt transporter: protein MRRPVLSLAALALAALVIWLWGFGGAAQVSTWARAGQAETQQAMARLLRALRAGEPGALAGLLGLCFAYGFFHAAGPGHGKILIGGYGMAARVSAFRLSLLALASSFAQAAAAVLLVYSGVFLFDLTRQHMTDLAEDIMAPASFAAIALVGLWLAFRGLRRWRASRPARHHDHHHHADHNHHNHHDHDAPCSSCGHKHGPTLAEAEAVTGWRDAAALIGAVAIRPCTGALFLLILTWRMDLDLAGILGAFAMGLGTASVTLAVALASVTLREGALARLAAGDTARALPLFEIAAGVIIAALSTHLMLGTL from the coding sequence ATGCGCCGCCCCGTCCTAAGCCTTGCGGCCCTTGCGCTCGCAGCCCTTGTGATCTGGCTCTGGGGCTTTGGCGGGGCCGCGCAAGTCTCAACTTGGGCCCGCGCCGGACAGGCCGAGACGCAACAGGCCATGGCCCGCCTTCTGCGCGCATTGCGTGCGGGCGAACCGGGGGCGCTGGCCGGGTTGCTGGGCCTCTGCTTTGCCTATGGCTTCTTTCACGCGGCGGGGCCAGGCCATGGCAAGATCCTGATCGGTGGCTACGGCATGGCCGCACGCGTCAGCGCATTTCGCCTGTCGCTCTTGGCGCTCGCCTCCAGCTTTGCACAGGCCGCAGCGGCGGTGCTGCTGGTCTACTCCGGTGTGTTCCTCTTTGACCTCACGCGCCAGCATATGACCGATCTGGCCGAGGACATCATGGCCCCCGCCAGTTTTGCCGCCATCGCCCTTGTCGGCCTCTGGCTGGCCTTTCGCGGCCTGCGCCGCTGGCGGGCATCCCGCCCCGCCCGGCACCATGACCACCATCACCACGCTGACCATAACCACCATAATCACCATGACCACGACGCGCCTTGTTCCTCCTGTGGGCACAAACATGGGCCAACTCTGGCCGAGGCCGAGGCCGTCACCGGCTGGCGCGACGCCGCCGCCCTGATTGGCGCCGTGGCGATCCGCCCCTGCACCGGTGCGCTCTTCCTCCTCATCCTCACCTGGCGCATGGACCTTGACCTCGCGGGCATCCTTGGCGCTTTCGCCATGGGCCTTGGCACCGCCAGCGTCACCCTCGCCGTGGCCCTCGCCTCTGTCACCTTGCGCGAAGGCGCGCTGGCGCGTCTCGCCGCTGGCGATACCGCTCGTGCCCTGCCGCTCTTTGAAATCGCGGCAGGCGTGATCATTGCGGCACTCTCGACGCATCTCATGCTGGGCACGCTCTGA
- a CDS encoding MATE family efflux transporter, with amino-acid sequence MQPRLTYRQHARAVLGLGLPLIGSHVAQFAITFTDAIMLGWYSVEALAAEVLGGTMFFVLFIMGSGFAWAVMPMVASAQATGAIPQVRRVTRMGLWASILFSLATLPLMLGSGALFDRMGQEPATAALAADYLEIAGLGILPALMVMVLKSYLAALERTAVVLWVTLGAVALNAAINYLLIFGHFGFPELGVQGAAIASLGVNIASFVVLGVYVHRSAPEHAIFQRFWRPDPEALGRVFRLGWPIGLTNLAEVGLFASASVMMGWLGTLPLAAHGIAMQITSVIFMIHLGLSNVATVRAGQAHGRGDGTALRDGARVVLGLSAAVALATMALLLLLPDLLVGLFLAPDDPDRAEVIAIGRQLLAAAALFQLVDAAQVQALGLLRGVQDTRVPMVIAALSYWAVGVPVSYLLGFTFGLGGPGIWLGLASGLALAGVFMLVRFWRWSVRQIPSQPSSLRQQG; translated from the coding sequence ATGCAACCCCGGCTCACATATCGCCAACATGCCCGCGCCGTGCTGGGCCTTGGCCTGCCCCTGATCGGCAGCCATGTGGCGCAATTCGCCATCACCTTCACCGATGCAATCATGCTGGGCTGGTACTCGGTCGAGGCCTTGGCCGCCGAGGTTCTGGGCGGCACCATGTTCTTTGTCCTCTTCATCATGGGCTCAGGCTTTGCTTGGGCCGTGATGCCGATGGTGGCCTCTGCACAGGCCACAGGTGCCATCCCCCAGGTGCGCCGCGTGACGCGCATGGGCCTTTGGGCCTCGATCCTCTTTAGCCTTGCCACGCTGCCGCTGATGTTGGGCTCTGGCGCTCTGTTTGACCGTATGGGCCAAGAGCCCGCCACCGCCGCCCTCGCCGCCGACTACCTCGAAATCGCAGGGCTGGGCATTCTACCCGCGCTCATGGTGATGGTGCTCAAATCCTATCTCGCGGCGCTCGAACGCACAGCCGTCGTGCTCTGGGTGACGCTGGGGGCGGTGGCGCTCAACGCCGCCATCAACTATCTGCTCATTTTCGGGCATTTCGGCTTTCCCGAACTTGGCGTGCAGGGCGCGGCCATCGCCTCGCTTGGGGTCAATATCGCGTCCTTCGTGGTGCTTGGCGTCTATGTCCACCGCTCCGCCCCTGAACACGCCATTTTTCAACGCTTCTGGCGCCCCGACCCCGAGGCACTGGGCCGCGTCTTTCGGCTAGGCTGGCCCATTGGCCTGACCAATCTGGCCGAAGTTGGCCTTTTCGCGTCCGCCTCGGTGATGATGGGCTGGCTCGGCACCCTGCCCTTGGCCGCCCATGGCATCGCCATGCAGATCACGTCGGTCATCTTCATGATCCACCTTGGCCTCTCCAACGTCGCGACCGTGCGCGCAGGTCAGGCGCATGGCCGCGGCGATGGCACGGCCCTGCGTGACGGCGCGCGCGTGGTGCTTGGCCTCTCCGCCGCTGTGGCGCTCGCGACCATGGCACTCCTTCTGCTGCTGCCCGATCTGCTGGTGGGCCTCTTTCTGGCCCCCGACGATCCTGACCGGGCCGAGGTCATCGCCATTGGCCGCCAGCTTCTTGCCGCCGCCGCCCTCTTTCAACTGGTGGACGCCGCCCAAGTGCAGGCGCTTGGCCTCTTGCGCGGGGTGCAAGATACCCGCGTGCCCATGGTGATCGCCGCCCTCAGCTATTGGGCGGTCGGCGTGCCCGTAAGCTACCTTCTGGGCTTCACCTTTGGCTTGGGTGGCCCCGGCATCTGGCTTGGCCTGGCCTCGGGGCTGGCGCTGGCAGGGGTGTTCATGTTGGTGCGGTTCTGGCGCTGGTCCGTGCGCCAAATTCCATCACAGCCCAGCAGTCTGCGGCAACAGGGGTGA
- a CDS encoding alpha-hydroxy acid oxidase: protein MPVITNIADLKQIYRRRVPKMFYDYAESGSWTEQTFRENTTDFDKIYLRQRVAIDMTGRSTASQMIGQDVAMPVGLAPVGLTGMQHADGEIKAARAAEKFGVPFTLSTMSICSIEDVAENTTKPFWMQVYTLKDDEFMQRLFDRARDAKCSAAMITVDLQMLGQRHKDLKNGLSAPPKLTPKSVANMMTKVHWGLGMLGTKRRFFGNIVGHAKGVTDPSSLSTWTSEAFDQALDWDRIRQFRKMWDGPLIIKGIMDPVDAREALNVGADAIIVSNHGGRQLDGALSAIRALPAIVDAVGDKIEVHLDSGIRSGQDVLKALSLGAKGTYIGRAFVYGLGAMGEAGVTRALEVIHKELDSTMGLCGRRDVKTLDRDILLVPEDFTGRWTV, encoded by the coding sequence ATGCCCGTCATCACCAATATCGCCGATCTCAAACAGATCTACCGCCGCCGCGTCCCCAAGATGTTCTACGATTACGCCGAATCCGGCAGCTGGACAGAACAGACCTTCCGCGAGAATACCACCGACTTTGACAAGATTTACCTGCGCCAGCGGGTTGCCATCGACATGACCGGGCGCAGCACCGCCAGCCAGATGATCGGACAGGATGTGGCCATGCCCGTGGGCCTTGCCCCGGTCGGCCTTACCGGCATGCAACACGCGGATGGCGAGATCAAGGCAGCCCGCGCCGCCGAGAAATTCGGCGTGCCCTTCACCCTCTCCACCATGTCGATCTGCTCGATCGAGGATGTGGCCGAAAACACCACCAAACCCTTTTGGATGCAGGTCTATACCCTCAAGGACGATGAGTTCATGCAGCGCCTCTTTGACCGGGCGCGCGATGCCAAATGTTCGGCGGCGATGATCACCGTCGATCTGCAAATGCTGGGACAACGCCACAAAGACCTGAAAAACGGCCTCTCCGCCCCGCCCAAGCTGACCCCCAAAAGCGTCGCCAATATGATGACCAAGGTCCATTGGGGCCTGGGCATGCTGGGCACCAAGCGGCGGTTCTTCGGCAATATCGTGGGCCATGCCAAGGGCGTGACCGATCCCTCCTCGCTCAGCACTTGGACCTCCGAGGCCTTTGATCAGGCGCTCGATTGGGACCGCATCCGCCAATTCCGCAAGATGTGGGACGGCCCGCTGATCATCAAGGGCATCATGGACCCGGTCGATGCGCGCGAGGCGCTCAACGTGGGGGCCGATGCCATCATCGTGTCAAACCACGGCGGGCGGCAGCTTGACGGCGCGCTCTCGGCCATTCGCGCCCTGCCCGCCATCGTCGACGCCGTAGGCGACAAGATCGAGGTGCATCTTGATAGCGGCATCCGTTCGGGTCAGGACGTGCTCAAGGCGCTCAGCCTTGGGGCCAAGGGCACCTATATTGGCCGCGCCTTTGTCTATGGTCTGGGCGCGATGGGCGAGGCGGGCGTGACCCGCGCGCTCGAAGTCATCCACAAAGAATTGGACAGCACCATGGGCCTCTGCGGTCGCCGTGACGTGAAAACGCTCGACCGCGATATCCTGCTGGTCCCCGAGGATTTCACCGGCCGCTGGACGGTGTAA
- a CDS encoding 50S ribosomal protein L25/general stress protein Ctc — MAGEIPDLQAQERAGTGKGAARAARRAGMVPGVVFGGDKEPLAINIPFNALLKRLKKGRFKSTLFNLQVEGHDDVRVICRDVQRDVVKDLPTHVDLMRLRRTTRINLFIHVDFINAEQCKALRKGGVLTVVRPEVELNVLAGDIPDHVTVDLSKVEKIGDVVTISMVDLPAGSEPVIKDRDFVICNISAPSALRSQGDDEEEEDGEED, encoded by the coding sequence ATGGCTGGAGAAATTCCTGATCTTCAAGCCCAGGAACGCGCGGGGACAGGCAAGGGCGCCGCTCGCGCAGCCCGTCGTGCGGGTATGGTTCCGGGTGTCGTGTTTGGTGGCGATAAAGAGCCGCTGGCGATCAACATTCCGTTCAACGCACTGCTCAAGCGCCTGAAAAAGGGCCGCTTCAAGTCGACGCTCTTCAACCTTCAGGTTGAAGGCCATGACGATGTGCGCGTGATCTGCCGCGACGTTCAGCGCGATGTGGTCAAGGATCTGCCGACCCATGTCGACCTGATGCGCCTGCGCCGCACCACCCGGATCAACCTGTTCATTCACGTTGATTTCATCAACGCAGAACAGTGCAAGGCCCTGCGCAAGGGCGGCGTGCTGACCGTTGTGCGCCCCGAGGTGGAACTCAACGTGCTCGCCGGCGATATCCCCGATCACGTCACCGTGGACCTCTCGAAGGTCGAGAAAATCGGCGATGTCGTCACGATCTCGATGGTCGATCTGCCCGCAGGCTCCGAGCCGGTCATCAAGGACCGCGATTTCGTGATCTGCAACATCTCCGCGCCGTCGGCACTGCGCTCGCAGGGCGATGACGAAGAAGAAGAAGATGGCGAAGAGGACTGA
- the pth gene encoding aminoacyl-tRNA hydrolase, whose translation MQLFVGLGNPGAKYERNRHNIGFMALDRIAEDHGFGPWRSKFQGMVSEGTLDGARTVLLKPMTFMNLSGQSVGEAVRFYKLTPADVTVFHDELDLAPGKLRCKTGGGHAGHNGLRSIHQHIGEAYARVRLGIGHPGHKDRVAQYVLQDFAKSEADWLDDLLRGIGKGAPWLAQGKPDRFQNAVAQAMTPPKPARPAPVQTDRAPPPEPEATPDPRSPMQKLMDKFR comes from the coding sequence ATGCAGCTCTTCGTAGGTCTCGGCAATCCGGGCGCGAAATACGAACGAAACCGCCACAATATCGGCTTCATGGCGCTTGACCGCATCGCCGAGGATCACGGCTTTGGCCCATGGCGGTCCAAGTTTCAGGGCATGGTCTCTGAGGGCACGTTGGACGGCGCGCGCACCGTCCTGCTCAAGCCGATGACCTTCATGAACCTCAGCGGTCAATCCGTGGGCGAAGCGGTGCGGTTCTACAAACTCACCCCCGCCGATGTCACCGTCTTTCACGATGAATTGGATCTCGCCCCCGGCAAGCTGCGCTGCAAGACGGGCGGCGGGCACGCAGGCCACAACGGGCTGCGCTCGATCCATCAGCACATTGGCGAGGCCTATGCCCGCGTGCGCCTTGGCATCGGCCATCCCGGCCACAAAGACCGCGTGGCGCAGTACGTCCTTCAGGATTTCGCCAAATCCGAGGCCGACTGGCTCGACGATCTTTTGCGCGGCATCGGCAAAGGCGCGCCATGGCTCGCCCAAGGCAAACCCGACCGCTTTCAGAACGCCGTCGCGCAGGCCATGACACCCCCCAAACCCGCGCGCCCTGCCCCAGTGCAGACCGACCGCGCCCCACCCCCAGAGCCTGAGGCCACACCAGACCCTCGCTCGCCCATGCAAAAGCTGATGGACAAATTCCGTTAG
- a CDS encoding serine hydrolase domain-containing protein, translating to MRNALKWLGRILLLLVLATAAVGLWKRDQITRLWAVNSLFDADRIVQNFSHMDRAFLSVPVPRGTGPVSPLPAGPAMTLPAVASDWITARNVTSLMVLHRGAVVHESYHLGTAPEDRRISWSVAKSFLSALFGVVIAEGQIASLDDPVTRYAPSLAGSAYDGASIRHVLLMMSGVAFDEDYLDYASDINRMGRVLALGGTMDGFAAGLTARDAAPGTRWKYVSIDTHILAMVLRGATGRSLPDLLSEKIIQPLGFDSEPYYLTDGEGVAFALGGLNVTTRDYARFGLMAANLGRYNGQQVVPEDWMRAATTPTAPTAPGDLQYGFQWWMPADAQPGEFFGHGIYGQYIYIDRAREVVIIATSADRAFREPGVKHGNIAVLRQIAGAL from the coding sequence ATGCGCAACGCTCTCAAATGGCTGGGACGGATCCTGCTGCTGTTGGTCCTTGCTACGGCAGCGGTGGGCCTCTGGAAACGCGACCAGATCACCCGCCTCTGGGCGGTCAACAGCCTCTTTGACGCAGACCGCATCGTCCAGAACTTCTCGCATATGGACCGCGCCTTTTTATCCGTGCCCGTGCCGCGCGGCACCGGCCCCGTCTCGCCCCTGCCCGCAGGCCCGGCCATGACCCTGCCCGCCGTGGCCTCTGACTGGATCACCGCCCGCAACGTGACCTCGCTCATGGTCCTGCACCGGGGCGCTGTGGTGCATGAAAGCTATCACCTTGGCACCGCCCCCGAGGATCGCCGCATAAGCTGGTCCGTCGCCAAAAGCTTTCTGTCGGCCCTCTTCGGGGTGGTCATAGCCGAGGGTCAGATTGCCTCGCTCGATGATCCGGTCACGCGCTACGCCCCCAGCCTCGCAGGCAGCGCCTATGACGGCGCGAGCATCCGCCACGTGCTTCTGATGATGAGCGGCGTGGCCTTTGACGAGGATTATCTGGATTACGCATCAGACATCAACCGCATGGGCCGGGTTCTGGCCCTTGGCGGTACGATGGACGGCTTTGCCGCCGGTCTCACGGCGCGCGATGCCGCCCCCGGCACGCGCTGGAAATATGTCTCGATCGACACGCATATTCTCGCCATGGTGCTGCGCGGGGCCACCGGGCGCAGCCTGCCAGACCTCTTGTCGGAAAAGATCATCCAACCTCTAGGCTTCGACTCCGAACCCTATTACCTCACCGATGGCGAGGGCGTGGCCTTTGCGCTTGGTGGCCTCAACGTCACCACCCGCGACTATGCCCGCTTTGGCCTGATGGCCGCCAATCTGGGGCGCTACAACGGGCAACAGGTGGTGCCCGAGGATTGGATGCGCGCGGCCACAACACCCACCGCCCCCACAGCACCGGGCGATCTGCAATATGGCTTTCAATGGTGGATGCCCGCCGATGCCCAACCCGGCGAATTCTTCGGCCACGGCATTTACGGCCAGTATATCTATATCGACCGCGCCCGCGAGGTGGTGATCATCGCCACCTCCGCCGACCGCGCCTTTCGCGAACCGGGCGTCAAACACGGCAATATCGCCGTGCTGCGCCAGATCGCCGGGGCGCTCTGA